A portion of the Glycine max cultivar Williams 82 chromosome 10, Glycine_max_v4.0, whole genome shotgun sequence genome contains these proteins:
- the LOC106794737 gene encoding protein IQ-DOMAIN 1 has translation MNQSTRFTKLKIQTKGSSAKKQVVTTITYLHSWSKIQDEIKARRICMVEWCGGSETKKEILSRLHQREEAAVKRERTMAYALSHQWRASSSQGLGNYELGKASWSWSWNDRWIAALPVRQVA, from the exons ATGAATCAGAGCACAA GATTCACAAAACTGAAGATCCAGACTAAAGGTTCCTCTGCTAAAAAACAAGTCGTTACCACTATAACTTATCTTCATTCATGGAGCAAGATACAGGATGAGATTAAAGCTCGTCGTATATGTATG GTGGAATGGTGTGGTGGTTCTGAAACCAAGAAGGAAATCCTTTCAAGGTTACATCAAAGAGAAGAAGCAGCAGTCAAGAGGGAAAGAACCATGGCATATGCCTTGTCTCATCAG TGGAGGGCCAGCTCTAGCCAAGGCCTAGGTAATTATGAACTTGGCAAAGCTAGTTGGAGTTGGAGCTGGAATGATCGTTGGATTGCTGCACTacctgttagacaagtggcc